A stretch of the Thalassotalea euphylliae genome encodes the following:
- a CDS encoding efflux RND transporter permease subunit: MNFSHFFIQRPIFASMLSLIILIGGSISLFQLPVSEYPEVVPPTVVVTANYPGANPKVIAETVSTPLEQEINGTENMLYMFSQATSDGRMTLTVTFALGTDLDKAQVQVQNRVNSALPRLPTTVQRLGVVAEKASPDLTMVVHLYSPDESREISYLSNYASLYVKDQIARLGGVGDVQLFGGGEYSMRLWLNPDAIASRNMTAMDVVSAVREQNRQVAAGSLGAQPTPVDSEFQVLLNVKGRLNSIEEFEDIVIKVGDDGSITRLKDVARVELGQNTYALRSLLNGKPAVAMPIFQRPGSNAIELSDEVRSTMAELSKAFPQGVAYEIAYDPTVFVRGSIDAVIATLLEAIVLVVLVVILFLQTWRASIIPLIAVPVSLIGTFAIMQWIGVSINTLSLFGLVLAIGIVVDDAIVVVENVERNIHDGLSPLEATRKAMTEVTGPIIAIALVLCAVFIPTAFITGLSGQFYKQFALTITISTLISAFNSLTLSPALSALLLKGHDAKPDWLTRVLDKTLSRVVFTPFNKLFDRGANAYENLVKKLIRFSLLVSVLYLGLVGATGSLFNAVPGGFIPQQDKQYLVAIAQLPDAASLNRTEEVIREMGDMALNTPGVANTVAFPGLSVNGFTNSPNSGIVFVTLKDFSERSDPQLSANAIAANLNGQFAAIDEAFVAIFPPPPIQGLGSTGGFKLQIEDRGNLGFNALFDSLQAVIGEAQKRPELMGLYSTFRIQVPQMDIEVDREQALILGVELSEVFDALQVYLGSLYVNDFNLFGRTYQVNAQADADFRVDPKQILGLKVRNAAGHMVPLGAVVAVTPTTGPDRVMHYNGYPSAELNGSPAPGYSSDQAQFAIEEVLAATLPNGMEYEWTEVTYQQILAGNTMVYIFPLVVVLVFTVLAAQYESLRLPLAIILIVPMTIFSALLGVWMIGGDNNIFTQIALIVLVALACKNAILMVEFAKEIQDAGQSPLAAILEACRLRLRPILMTSIAFTAGVVPLVLATGAGAEMRQAMGVAVFGGMIGVTVFGLLFTPVFYMLLANKNKKAASALPAEQVT, from the coding sequence GTGAATTTTTCTCATTTCTTTATTCAACGGCCGATATTCGCGTCGATGCTGTCGCTGATTATCTTGATCGGCGGCTCTATTTCCTTGTTCCAACTGCCGGTCAGTGAATATCCAGAAGTTGTGCCACCTACTGTGGTGGTCACGGCGAACTACCCCGGTGCTAACCCAAAAGTGATTGCCGAAACGGTGTCCACGCCGCTTGAGCAAGAAATCAACGGTACCGAAAACATGCTGTATATGTTTTCACAGGCAACCAGTGATGGTCGCATGACCTTAACCGTCACTTTTGCCTTGGGTACCGACCTAGACAAAGCGCAAGTACAAGTGCAAAACCGTGTTAACAGTGCCTTGCCGCGTTTGCCAACGACAGTGCAACGCTTAGGTGTAGTCGCCGAGAAAGCTTCGCCTGATTTAACCATGGTCGTGCATTTGTACTCGCCAGATGAGTCGCGTGAAATCAGCTACTTATCAAACTATGCCAGCCTGTATGTGAAAGATCAGATCGCTCGTTTGGGCGGCGTTGGTGATGTTCAGCTATTTGGCGGCGGCGAATACTCAATGCGCTTATGGTTAAACCCAGATGCCATTGCTTCACGCAATATGACGGCAATGGATGTTGTTTCAGCCGTTCGTGAACAAAACCGTCAAGTGGCCGCAGGTTCATTAGGCGCACAGCCAACGCCAGTGGACAGTGAATTCCAAGTTCTGCTCAACGTAAAAGGGCGCTTAAACTCAATTGAAGAGTTTGAAGATATTGTCATTAAAGTAGGTGACGATGGCTCTATTACACGCTTGAAAGATGTCGCGCGTGTTGAGCTAGGCCAAAACACCTATGCCTTACGTTCACTACTTAATGGTAAGCCTGCGGTGGCGATGCCGATTTTCCAGCGTCCGGGTTCTAATGCTATTGAATTGTCTGATGAAGTGCGCAGCACTATGGCCGAGCTGTCAAAAGCCTTCCCACAAGGGGTAGCTTACGAAATCGCTTACGACCCAACGGTGTTTGTTCGTGGCTCGATTGACGCGGTAATCGCCACGTTACTAGAAGCGATTGTGCTTGTGGTCTTGGTGGTGATTTTATTCCTACAAACATGGCGCGCATCAATCATCCCATTAATTGCGGTGCCTGTATCGCTCATCGGTACCTTTGCCATTATGCAGTGGATTGGCGTTTCAATTAACACACTTTCACTATTTGGCTTGGTACTAGCCATTGGGATTGTGGTCGATGATGCCATTGTGGTGGTGGAAAACGTTGAGCGAAATATTCACGATGGTTTATCGCCATTAGAAGCAACGCGCAAAGCCATGACCGAAGTAACAGGGCCAATTATTGCGATCGCGCTAGTACTGTGTGCGGTATTTATTCCAACAGCCTTTATTACTGGTTTATCAGGCCAATTCTATAAGCAATTTGCCTTAACTATTACCATTTCAACCCTGATTTCAGCATTTAACTCGTTAACGTTATCGCCAGCGTTATCGGCATTGTTGCTAAAAGGGCATGATGCCAAGCCAGACTGGTTAACACGTGTGTTAGATAAAACGCTGAGCAGAGTGGTATTTACACCGTTTAATAAGTTGTTTGACAGAGGTGCTAATGCCTATGAAAACTTAGTGAAAAAGTTAATCCGCTTTTCGCTGTTAGTGTCTGTGTTATACCTAGGTTTAGTGGGCGCAACTGGCAGCTTATTTAATGCTGTACCGGGTGGCTTTATTCCTCAGCAAGACAAGCAATACTTAGTGGCGATTGCGCAATTGCCAGATGCGGCAAGCTTGAATCGTACCGAAGAAGTGATCCGTGAAATGGGCGATATGGCGCTTAATACCCCTGGTGTCGCCAATACCGTCGCCTTCCCAGGTTTGTCGGTGAACGGTTTTACCAATAGCCCGAACAGCGGTATTGTGTTTGTGACCTTAAAAGATTTTAGCGAGCGCAGCGACCCACAGCTTTCTGCTAACGCTATTGCGGCTAACTTAAATGGCCAATTTGCGGCGATTGATGAAGCTTTTGTCGCGATTTTCCCTCCGCCCCCCATTCAAGGCTTAGGTTCAACCGGTGGTTTTAAACTACAAATTGAAGACAGAGGTAACTTAGGGTTTAACGCTTTGTTTGATTCACTACAAGCGGTAATTGGTGAAGCGCAAAAACGCCCTGAGTTAATGGGCTTGTACTCAACTTTCCGCATTCAAGTACCACAAATGGATATTGAAGTGGATCGCGAACAAGCGCTGATTCTAGGGGTTGAGCTATCGGAAGTGTTCGATGCGCTGCAAGTTTACTTAGGCTCTTTGTATGTCAACGATTTCAACTTGTTTGGCCGCACTTATCAGGTTAACGCGCAAGCCGATGCAGACTTTCGAGTTGATCCGAAACAAATTCTTGGCTTAAAAGTCCGTAATGCCGCAGGGCATATGGTACCGCTGGGCGCAGTTGTGGCAGTAACGCCAACCACAGGGCCAGATCGCGTGATGCACTACAACGGTTATCCAAGTGCTGAATTAAACGGTAGCCCAGCACCGGGTTACAGTTCAGATCAGGCACAATTTGCGATTGAAGAAGTACTCGCCGCGACCTTGCCAAACGGTATGGAATACGAGTGGACCGAAGTGACTTACCAGCAAATTTTAGCGGGTAATACCATGGTGTACATCTTCCCGTTAGTGGTGGTGTTAGTGTTCACTGTATTAGCTGCGCAATATGAAAGCTTACGTTTGCCATTAGCCATTATTTTGATTGTGCCGATGACCATTTTCTCTGCCTTGTTAGGTGTTTGGATGATTGGCGGTGACAACAATATTTTTACCCAAATTGCGTTAATCGTGCTGGTTGCACTGGCCTGTAAAAATGCGATTTTGATGGTGGAATTTGCTAAAGAAATTCAAGATGCTGGTCAATCGCCATTAGCGGCAATTTTGGAAGCCTGTCGCTTGCGTTTGCGCCCAATTTTAATGACCTCAATTGCCTTTACTGCCGGTGTTGTGCCGCTTGTGTTGGCAACAGGTGCTGGCGCAGAAATGCGTCAAGCAATGGGCGTAGCGGTATTTGGCGGCATGATCGGGGTTACGGTATTTGGCCTGTTATTTACGCCAGTTTTCTATATGCTACTAGCTAATAAAAATAAAAAAGCCGCCTCAGCGTTACCAGCCGAGCAAGTAACTTAG
- a CDS encoding efflux RND transporter periplasmic adaptor subunit gives MKKLHLLASVTAMLAVLTLAGCNSQEAEPQMQMPPLPIDVAQVAFQEVQSWHTYTTRLESPQRVILMPRVSGVVESIAFTEGQTVQQGDALFQIDPRPFQAVVDRLRAQILAGEAALEEAINREKRALNLGKSSAISIEQVESRSADSKQRKAELLALKAQLDSALLDLEFTSVKSPITGVISRAEITEGNNVIANQSVLTNIVSNDEMYAYFDIDERTWNSDFANVTSNTPLPVMLTLAGSSKRQYQGHIDFVDNAVNASTGTIRVRATFDNHTQERALKAGSFARLKLASTDIEKHILVPDRAIGTDLKNRFVLTIGEDNTVQYRQVTAGERYGQYRVITEGLNPEDNIAVNGPAKVFPGMVISPRNVTLDLSAVALTVDPAAAETFAAVR, from the coding sequence ATGAAAAAGCTTCATTTATTAGCTTCCGTAACGGCAATGCTCGCGGTGCTTACCTTGGCTGGATGTAATAGCCAAGAAGCCGAGCCACAAATGCAAATGCCACCACTGCCAATTGATGTTGCACAAGTTGCCTTTCAAGAAGTGCAATCTTGGCATACCTATACTACTCGCCTTGAGTCGCCGCAGCGCGTGATTTTAATGCCGCGTGTTTCTGGTGTGGTTGAAAGCATTGCCTTTACCGAAGGGCAAACGGTGCAGCAAGGTGACGCACTTTTTCAAATTGATCCTCGTCCATTTCAAGCGGTCGTTGATCGCTTGCGCGCGCAAATTCTTGCTGGTGAAGCGGCGCTGGAAGAGGCGATTAATCGCGAAAAGCGCGCCTTAAACCTAGGAAAAAGTAGTGCCATTTCAATTGAACAAGTGGAATCGCGTTCAGCTGATTCAAAACAACGTAAGGCGGAATTGTTAGCACTGAAAGCTCAACTAGATTCAGCCTTACTTGATTTAGAATTCACCTCAGTGAAGTCGCCAATTACAGGTGTGATTTCACGCGCAGAAATTACCGAAGGTAACAACGTTATTGCTAACCAAAGTGTGTTAACTAATATCGTTTCTAACGATGAAATGTATGCATACTTTGATATTGACGAGCGCACGTGGAACTCAGATTTTGCCAATGTTACGTCAAACACACCATTGCCAGTGATGTTAACGTTAGCTGGCAGCAGCAAGCGTCAATACCAAGGTCATATCGACTTTGTTGATAATGCAGTGAATGCCTCAACAGGTACGATTCGTGTCCGTGCGACGTTTGATAACCACACGCAAGAACGCGCGTTAAAAGCAGGCTCTTTCGCTCGCTTAAAACTGGCGTCTACCGATATTGAAAAACACATTTTGGTGCCAGATCGCGCAATTGGCACAGATCTGAAAAATCGTTTTGTGTTAACGATTGGCGAAGATAATACCGTGCAATATCGCCAAGTAACGGCAGGTGAGCGTTATGGTCAGTACCGCGTGATCACCGAGGGTTTAAACCCAGAAGACAATATTGCCGTAAATGGCCCAGCGAAAGTGTTCCCAGGCATGGTGATCAGCCCGCGCAATGTCACTTTAGATTTATCGGCGGTTGCACTGACCGTTGACCCAGCTGCTGCCGAAACGTTTGCGGCTGTGCGCTAG